In the genome of Thermoproteus tenax Kra 1, the window CCGAGACGCCCGTGACGACCATGGCCGCTTTGTCTCCGTATCTATCCCTCAGCCACCTCCATATCAATGGCGCCAAGCGGGCCCCTTTAATGTAGCCGGCCTCCTCTCCGAAGACTCCCATGTAGCTCGCCACAACGACGGCATCTTTAGGCATCTTGAGCTCTTCTCTTATCCTCTCCTTTTCCTCAGGGCTCGGCGGCTTTAGTCTGTCAAAGTCTACTGCCATCGTTCTGAACACAACCTCGGCATCTACGCCGAGTATGTCCTCTAAGTATTCCTTCTCTCTGATGTTGACGACGAATATCACCCCCTTCACCTTCTTCAACAGACTCTCCCTCTTCAGTTTTGAGACCTCTTTGATCATATCTATTGGGCTTAAGCCTAGTCTCCTCGTCGGCGGCCTCGCCCCGTGGTGTTGCAGTATCAATGGGCGGTCTATTAAGCTCCTTATTATCAGTTCTGAGTTCAACGCTCTATACTCATGTATGTATGGCACGTACTCCTCCCTAAGGGCCTTATGCACAACATACTTGACGAGGGCGGGGGACACCTCATCCCACTTCCAAAGTCTTCCGCTGGGCGAAAGCCTTGCGGTCGGCGTCAAGATCAGAGGCACGTCGTCGATAATTTTAACTAGGCAGTATTTGCCCCCGCTCGGCCTAACCGCCTCAACTGTGTATTCGCCGAGAGTTCTCAACGCCTTTGCCGATCTGAAGTGCCACCCCTGCCCGTCCTCCTCAGCCAACTTGCCGTTTATCATCGGCAAAGAGTGGTGTAATACGCTGATCACTCTGCGCTCCACGCCCCCCTTAGCGCCTTCTCCAGCGTTGTAAACCTCAGCCCGAGCGCCCTTAAGAAAAATACCGCCGTCTTGACTACCGGAGGTTTTTCCTGATGCATGGCCAACACCACCATCCTTGCTCTTTTTAGTTTTAGCGGAACCTTGGGCAGGTGTCTGATGCCCATGCTGCCTATCGCATATGGGTTAATCGCGTCGTTCCATCTGTTCACTCTGCCCATAGTTCTGCCGTAGGCATAATACCTTTTGACCACCTCGACTACGACGTCGTTGAACGAGCCGTACGGGTATGCGATTCCGCCGACCTCGCGCTTGGCCACCTCTTCGAGCTTCCGCTTCGACTCGGAGACCTCTCGTTCGACCTCCTCGATGGACAGCTCCGTCAAGTCTCTATGGCTCACTGTGTGCGACCCGATCTCGTGCCCCATATCTGCCATCTCTCTGATGAGCTCAGGCCTCGTCGTCAACAGCCTCCTCCCCCTGTACTGAGTAAGCCCCGTAATTATGAAGAAGGTCGCAACGATGTCCATCTTATAAAGCATCTTAGCTATCTCGTAGTGTTCGATATAACCGTCGTCGAACGTCAATACGGCGTATCTCACACGCCCGCCGCCTCCTTATAGACCTTTATGTAGCCCTCGGCGGTCTTGCCTATGTCGAAGTGCTCCTCGGCCGCCGCAAGGGCCCTCTGGCTGAACCTTTTATACAAGCCGTCGTCTGTCAACAACGTCGTTAGCGCTTCTGCGTATTCCCGCTCGTTGAACGTGTTCACCGCTAGGCCCGACCCAAAGCCTTCGACGAGCTCTATGGAGTAAGGCGCTCTATGGGCGACCACGGGCTTTCCCAAGGCGTAGGCCTCGGCTATCACATAGCCGAAGGACTCGTAAAGGCTTGGGTGTGTTAACAGCCTAGATCTGGCCATGATCTTAAGCGCGTCGACCCTCTTCAGCCAGCCGTGGAACACCACTCTATTATTTAGTTCAAACTTGGCGGCCAGCTCCTTGAGCACGGGCTCCTCGGGGCCGGAGCCAACTATGTGGAGTTTCGCGTCCTTGATCTCCTTGGCTACGTGTCGAAACGCCCTAATGAGTCTGGCGCCGCCCTTATACTCCATCAACCTGCTAACGAAAACAATATCCGGAGAGTCTCCCTTGACCTCGCCAACCTGTCTGCGTATCTTCCTCACAGATAAGCCGTTGTAGATGACCGTAGTCTTACTCTTAAGCTTATCCCTATCCTCAGGCGGTGTGTGGACCAGCGCATCGGCTAGGCAACTCTTGGATACGAAGACCAGCTTGTCGACCCTAGGCTTGGCGATCAACGATGCAAGAGCGCCGGGGAGCCTATGTGTGATGTCGAAGAGCCTAAGCCAAATCCAGTCTCTGAGGGAGCCATAGACGCTCCTTAGGACTCCCAAGGATGGGCAACCGTGTATAGTAGCCACAGTAGAGGCGTGTCCGCTTAAGTGAGGCAGTAAGGCGAGTGCCCCGGTTGAGTCATGGATTACATCGAAACCATTCCTCTTGACAAGGCTCGTTATCTTGTTTGCATTGAGCATGAAGAACGTAACATCCTTAGGAGGAATCGACGGACTCCTGAATGTATTAATCTCAAGTCTGCCGTACTTAACGCTACTATCCTTATCGCCTCTAATGATAACCGTAACCTCAACACCACGTCGAGCGAGTTCTGTGGCTAGCTCATAATTAAAGGTGCCGACGCCGCCATATAATCCAAAGTCAAAGGCTAGTAATAATATTTTCATCTCTTTTAAACAGTTGACTAATTATATTATTAAACTTGGATAAAAACACAAAAGGAGATAGTTCTTTGTCAAATATGGTCTTAATTTTTTCTTTAATATCGATTATACTATTGGTATTGATACTATATAATATTAACTGTAGAAGTTGATTGAGATTGTTGAATATTTTTACATTCTGAATAAGCTCTTTATGTTTCCTTATCAAATTCTCATATCCCCTAATTGCTAATGGATTGGCTACAACCGGGTTCCCGAAGTATAACGATTGGAGTATGGTTATAGATATGCCTGTCATTTCATTTCTAATTATTAAACTTGCAGTCACCGACTCGTTGATCTTTTCAAGTAAGGAATCTGGTACATTATGATATAAGTATATATTTTTTAAACCATAAGATTTTACCAACGGCATTGTATAGTAGGCTAGTGGTCCTGTAACTACGAAATTTATCTGGGGGAATGCCCTAGCTAGCGGTATTAGCAACTCTGTAGGGCCGCTGTATAGTAGTGCGTTATCTACGCCTGTGTTAATCTGATGGCTTTCTTCTCTGTGATTGTCGTATAGCAACATAAACGTGGGTATTATTGTGAATACCTTTCTTGATCTCAGCGTTATTTTCCTCAGCGTCTCCGCCACTGGTTGGCTCACGGCTATTGACGCATCGCTGTTTAGAACAGTCATCGCGTAGAACGATATTGCAAACGGCGTTTTTAGATTCTTTATGAAAACGTACCTAAGCGCGTCCTGCATCATTACTAGCTTACTGTTTAATTTGTTGGATAGTAGTTTGCATAGTGCGAACAACCCTCTATCACCGCATAGGATTATTTCTGGGTCGTACTTTATACGAGCGATGAGGCTAACAACCGCGTCGGCCATTTTTAGGGAGTTTGCCAACTGTAGCTCGCTTTTCATGAAGTAGATTCTATTAGGAATTAGCAACTGGTCGAAGGATGTGGCATATCTCCTGTACTTGACTGTTATCTTGTCATATTTGACCTCGCTTCCCGTCAATCCTAGATGGAGCACTGTGTGACTGTATGAGAGGGCGCCTAATACGCTAAGCGTCAGCCTGGCGCCTCCATGTACTGGCGTCTTCAGGTTGTGTATTGAAAGAGCGAGTATTTTCACCTTTGGAGGAGAAGCTCCTTTCCAAAATCGAATACTATATCATAGTTTATATTCGTGCTATTTATTGCCGTTATTTGCGGCGCTTGCATTCCGTTGATATAAGTAAACAAGTTTATTGCACTTATTAATTTATTTATTAATATATACTCAGTTCTAAATCCCTGACTTGTATATACTATTTGTTGTATATAGTTCTTTTGTGAATATACTATCAGGTTCTGGTTTGGTGTCGTGTGGTCTATTATTATTTGCGCCTTTATCATGTCTCCAGGCGTTATAGTTATTATAGGCGTCTTATGTGCTAAGGCGTAGTCTATCGGCGATATGTTTGGATCCCTCGCCGCCAGCGGCGCCGTTATTATGAAGAGCGCCAGCGATATTAATCCGACGGCCTTAAGCACCTTGTTGCTATGCCTAATACTCCTCATAGTTAATGAGAGAGCTATGGCAGCTACTGGATATATGAATGGTAGGAATGTATATGATGGTTCATTAAACAAGTAGAAGCTTGGATTGTGTAATATTCCATATTCTATGTATATTAAGATCACTGCAGTTATAGTCGTTAAATAGAGTGATACATGCAACATATCAACTCTTCTTTTGACTATCACGGCGTATATAATATACGCAGTCGCTACGGCCAACACAAAAGCCCACACATATGCCTGAAGCGGCGAAACGCCCGCCCTCACATAGAGCGGTACGTAGGAAAACGTTGAACTTGAAGGATCTGCTACACTCAGGAAAAAGATATAAGCAAATTTTTTAAATAAAGATATAAATGCATTAATTAGTGGTGATATTTCATGTTCCATAATACCAGGTGTAGCTACAGCCCTTATAGTGAAGATTACAAATAGTACTACTGTTAATGCAAATAATATTAAGGTATCTCTCTTACTTATTCCTATGATATCCATACGTAATTTAACTAATATCGGAGTCGCTACTAATGGTATTAAAAACAAAGCTGCCACTATGAAGTTTAGGGCTAGAGCTGTGAGCAGGTCTAAGATAGCGCCTGTGTATAGTAGCGTTACAGCAATAAACAACGACGGAATTCTTGCATCGTATCCTTTTAGAAATCTTATTAACAGCGCGAGAGCAAGCAATATGAGCATCGTAGAGCTCCAATGATAGGGATTTTGGTTTATGGAGGCCTCGGGGGTTATTGCGGCAAGCGGCACCGCTAACAACGCTGCTCTCTCGTCGTTTGTCAAATACTTTGTGAGTAGATAAACAGCTATATCATATGCCAATACCCACCATAAGAATACGGTCATGCCTAGATACCAACTATACCAAGGCACTCCTAAAGCTTTTGATAAAGAGGCTTGTATAAAGGCGATAACGGGTATCGGGTTATAGGCCACGTTATGGGCCCAGGCAAAATTCCAGTGGGTTTGAGTCGCCATATAATACACCATTTTGCTACCCTCTCCTACGCCTACGTCTATCGGCGGTATATTGCCGCTCATTATCATTAGATGTTGTAATATATACGAGGCTAACGCTAGACCTCTCGGCTTAAGTATTAACTGACACTGTGTTTAGCGTATATGTTGCTATAAGGATTATATACCATGGTATCGTCTCTCTGAGGTCTGTCAATAGCGTTTATAGCTAAACCTACAACAGATAGAATGAACGATATGTAGGCAAGCTTTTGGCTAATATGCTCATTGTCTGTACTATTGATATCAGAGTAATTACCGGCTGTCCACAGCAAGAGTAAAT includes:
- a CDS encoding glycosyltransferase — translated: MERRVISVLHHSLPMINGKLAEEDGQGWHFRSAKALRTLGEYTVEAVRPSGGKYCLVKIIDDVPLILTPTARLSPSGRLWKWDEVSPALVKYVVHKALREEYVPYIHEYRALNSELIIRSLIDRPLILQHHGARPPTRRLGLSPIDMIKEVSKLKRESLLKKVKGVIFVVNIREKEYLEDILGVDAEVVFRTMAVDFDRLKPPSPEEKERIREELKMPKDAVVVASYMGVFGEEAGYIKGARLAPLIWRWLRDRYGDKAAMVVTGVSGRSLELYRRLGITAYPYLPHAEFIKIVKASDVYILPATPGYYGGPGVAVMEAMALGKPVVASTFLEMPRETMPSIGAVAAPYINTERDLAIFLRKLEYVIDNINDYDPWHIRSEAYKVFSWHSFVKDFNRALSKL
- a CDS encoding polysaccharide deacetylase family protein, which translates into the protein MRYAVLTFDDGYIEHYEIAKMLYKMDIVATFFIITGLTQYRGRRLLTTRPELIREMADMGHEIGSHTVSHRDLTELSIEEVEREVSESKRKLEEVAKREVGGIAYPYGSFNDVVVEVVKRYYAYGRTMGRVNRWNDAINPYAIGSMGIRHLPKVPLKLKRARMVVLAMHQEKPPVVKTAVFFLRALGLRFTTLEKALRGAWSAE
- a CDS encoding glycosyltransferase family 4 protein, which produces MKILLLAFDFGLYGGVGTFNYELATELARRGVEVTVIIRGDKDSSVKYGRLEINTFRSPSIPPKDVTFFMLNANKITSLVKRNGFDVIHDSTGALALLPHLSGHASTVATIHGCPSLGVLRSVYGSLRDWIWLRLFDITHRLPGALASLIAKPRVDKLVFVSKSCLADALVHTPPEDRDKLKSKTTVIYNGLSVRKIRRQVGEVKGDSPDIVFVSRLMEYKGGARLIRAFRHVAKEIKDAKLHIVGSGPEEPVLKELAAKFELNNRVVFHGWLKRVDALKIMARSRLLTHPSLYESFGYVIAEAYALGKPVVAHRAPYSIELVEGFGSGLAVNTFNEREYAEALTTLLTDDGLYKRFSQRALAAAEEHFDIGKTAEGYIKVYKEAAGV